The Coffea arabica cultivar ET-39 chromosome 1e, Coffea Arabica ET-39 HiFi, whole genome shotgun sequence genome has a window encoding:
- the LOC140017068 gene encoding putative F-box protein At1g67623, whose translation MANEQKGSSTTSILSLPTEVLSEVLARIASCSSTDLFRAKLCCKLFYEVSDADNIYHRVSLDKFEIVPWSKNDQVSRFLKKCRESKNPEALYRKGVVDYFTDKHEGSALECLEEAANSGHADAAYALGIIYIFVGGDELKRKGMRLLSGLKKSRILKARK comes from the exons ATGGCCAACGAACAAAAAGGGAGTTCAACAACCTCCATCCTCTCCCTTCCGACCGAGGTGCTATCCGAGGTGCTTGCACGTATCGCATCTTGTTCATCCACTGATCTTTTCCGGGCAAAACTATG CTGTAAATTGTTTTACGAAGTTTCGGACGCAGACAACATTTACCACCGGGTGTCACTCGACAAGTTTGAAATCGTTCCGTGGTCAAAAAATGACCAAGTGTCGAGGTTCTTGAAGAAGTGTAGAGAAAGCAAAAATCCAGAAGCCTTGTATCGAAAAGGAGTG GTTGATTATTTTACGGACAAGCATGAGGGCTCAGCATTGGAATGCCTGGAAGAAGCTGCCAATTCAGGCCATGCCGATGCTGCATATGCGTTGGGAATAATTTACATCTTTGTTGGTGGGGACGAGTTAAAGCGCAAAGGTATGCGACTGCTGAGCGGGTTGAAGAAATCCAGAATTCTGAAAGCCAGAAAGTAA
- the LOC140017070 gene encoding protein FAR1-RELATED SEQUENCE 5-like, producing the protein MGQDGALKTHDMVQETENGKMGLDVCGRLRSFDLNQEPECDRDTFIEESGGSIGGHEDEEADELVGAIGMDDVMKLTFDTEEEAGEFYNLYAKLSGFGIRKSNAKRDADGISRFRKWVCCCEGYRNEKWFNYEDRKREAKPITRTGCGACFRVKYNIESVKYVVTRFIMEHNHPLASEASVQHIRSHRKVSDAEYAQAKSLKLVGARICQIMKHFVIKAGGYSNVGFCIKDLYNRMDEERRKDIFNGDAEGALGFLAAKKDADDMFFYKYHVDNEGRLAWLFWADSKSRADFSVFGDVLVFDTTYKTNKYRKPLVVLAGVNNHLNSTIFGCALLSDERIETYEWVLSTFVEAMKGRKPVAVMTDGDSAIRRAIKNLLPDACHRLCSWHLHRNARSNIRCEEFNNRFYNLMARKCSTLEFEDRWARLVNECGVVENEWVKKLYRRRRLWAEAYLRGHFFAGMRSTQRCEKMNAFLNEYLNEKMRLYEFVRSFDLAIAWLRHTESKAVHTSENTKPVLTTILPELEGSAAEVFTRNVFFMVRKHLNRQELLISEGWSEDGGSRTYYYSKYGGHEISWRVDYDRSMEKLICSCMKFESKGIPCAHMFRVMVVEGMNRIPEACISKRWTKGVHCTNNGMKAFVADEQLTQMARYGTLKSSCNTMCYYASYMDDAFNDLQQMFDKHSVDLKEKWIDRGYGGDGFAMDSRVRNDRSRRTFGLLDPRVSRSKGDHKHAEAKKKRKCGHCRCEMQRLKEMVWLCMEVAAVTTDRLQSNTGFRDCVLLCIGGVKSIQELRNTRGDCSQLSFVGGHYQQVCILIPPATQPCLRFGAMGAQSLAL; encoded by the exons ATGGGGCAGGATGGGGCGCTTAAAACTCATGACATGGTGCAGGAAACAGAGAACGGAAAAATGGGGTTGGATGTTTGCGGCAGGTTAAGGTCATTTGACCTTAACCAAGAACCTGAGTGTGACCGAGACACATTCATTGAAGAAAGCGGTGGTTCAATAGGAGGACACGAAGATGAGGAGGCAGATGAATTGGTGGGTGCAATAGGCATGGATGACGTAATGAAATTAACATTTGACACGGAAGAAGAAGCTGGGGAATTCTATAATTTGTATGCGAAACTAAGCGGATTTGGGATTCGTAAAAGTAATGCCAAACGAGATGCAGATGGCATTTCAAGATTTAGAAAATGGGTATGTTGCTGTGAAGGTTATAGGAATGAAAAGTGGTTTAATTATGAAGACCGGAAAAGAGAAGCAAAACCAATCACAAGAACCGGGTGTGGGGCTTGCTTTCGCGTGAAATATAACATAGAATCGGTAAAGTATGTGGTGACACGTTTCATTATGGAGCACAATCACCCGCTGGCATCAGAGGCAAGTGTGCAACACATTAGGTCGCATAGAAAAGTGAGTGATGCAGAATATGCGCAGGCAAAAAGTCTAAAGTTGGTTGGGGCCAGAATATGCCAGATAATGAAACATTTTGTTATCAAAGCCGGAGGGTATAGTAACGTGGGATTTTGCATTAAGGATTTGTATAACCGAATGGACGAGGAACGTAGAAAAGATATTTTTAATGGCGATGCAGAAGGGGCACTTGGGTTCTTGGCAGCGAAGAAGGATGCcgatgacatgttcttttatAAATATCATGTAGATAACGAAGGAAGATTGGCATGGTTGTTTTGGGCAGATTCTAAATCTCGTGCGGACTTCAGTGTATTTGGAGATGTATTGGTGTTTGATACaacatacaaaacaaataaataccgCAAGCCACTAGTTGTACTTGCAGGGGTAAACAACCATTTGAACAGTACTATTTTTGGCTGTGCACTGCTATCAGATGAGAGGATTGAAACATATGAATGGGTGCTAAGTACATTTGTAGAGGCTATGAAAGGTAGAAAGCCAGTAGCAGTGATGACAGATGGGGACAGTGCAATACGAAGAGCCATAAAGAATCTTCTCCCGGATGCTTGTCACAGGCTATGTTCGTGGCACTTGCATAGAAATGCACGGAGTAATATTCGCTGCGAGGAGTTTAATAACAGGTTCTATAACCTGATGGCGAGAAAGTGTAGCACTCTTGAGTTTGAGGATCGGTGGGCTAGGTTGGTTAATGAATGTGGGGTGGTAGAGAATGAGTGGGTGAAGAAGTTGTACCGTAGGAGAAGGTTATGGGCAGAGGCCTATTTACGCGGTCATTTTTTTGCAGGTATGAGAAGTACTCAAAGGTGTGAGAAAATGAATGCTTTTTTGAATGAGTACTTGAATGAAAAAATGCGACTATATGAATTCGTTAGAAGTTTTGATTTGGCAATAGCATGGCTTCGACATACTGAGAGCAAAGCAGTTCACACAAGCGAAAACACAAAACCAGTCTTAACCACAATCCTGCCCGAATTAGAGGGGAGCGCAGCGGAGGTGTTTACAAGGAATGTGTTCTTCATGGTGAGGAAGCATTTGAACAGGCAAGAACTTCTAATTTCTGAGGGCTGGAGCGAGGATGGAGGGAGTCGTACATATTATTACTCGAAATATGGTGGACACGAAATAAGTTGGAGGGTGGATTATGATAGGTCAATGGAGAAGCTAATCTGCTCTTGCATGAAATTCGAGTCAAAGGGGATTCCTTGTGCTCACATGTTTCGCGTGATGGTGGTAGAAGGAATGAACAGGATCCCAGAAGCATGCATTTCGAAGCGGTGGACAAAGGGAGTTCACTGTACTAATAATGGAATGAAAGCATTTGTTGCAGACGAACAGCTGACACAAATGGCCAGATATGGCACTTTAAAGTCCAGCTGTAATACTATGTGTTACTATGCCTCCTACATGGATGATGCGTTTAATGACCTGCAACAGATGTTTGACAAGCATTCTGTGGACCTAAAGGAGAAGTGGATTGATAGGGGATATGGGGGAGATGGATTTGCAATGGATTCAAGAGTGAGGAACGATAGAAGTAGAAGAACATTCGGGCTGTTAGATCCCAGGGTGTCCCGGTCTAAAGGTGATCACAAGCATGCAGaagcaaagaagaaaagaaagtgtgGTCATTGCAG GTGTGAAATGCAGAGGTTGAAAGAGATGGTATGGTTGTGCATGGAAGTAGCAGCCGTGACGACAGACAGGTTACAGAGCAACACCGGCTTTAGGGATTGTGTTTTGTTATGTATCGGTGGGGTGAAGAGTATTCAAG AATTACGCAACACACGTGGCGATTGCTCACAGCTTAGCTTTGTTGGTGGGCACTACCAACAAGTTTGCATACTCATTCCTCCGGCTACACAACCTTGTTTGCGGTTTGGGGCCATGGGTGCTCAGTCTTTGGCATTATGA